A genome region from Candidatus Ozemobacteraceae bacterium includes the following:
- a CDS encoding DMT family transporter: MNTKIWKADAMLLLTALVWGAAFVAQRVGMNSVGPFTFNGVRFLLGALALLPLARHQRNVARAEGAGVDLGMSRYVRACCIAGVFLFAGASLQQVGLVWTTAGKAGFITGLYVVFVPLFGLFAHHRPDAWTWFGVVLAAVGLFLLSVTEAFTIAFGDLLELIGAVFWAGHVLLVGWYAARLEPISFSIGQFIVCGILSLATAFWRESVTLTGLSGGVVPIAYGGLISVGVGYTLQVIAQKDALPAHAAIILSLEAVFAAWTGRVLLGEIMSWRATAGCALMLAGCLLAQFGPLLKRSPAADPETTRSP; the protein is encoded by the coding sequence ATGAATACGAAAATCTGGAAAGCTGATGCGATGCTGCTGCTGACGGCCCTGGTCTGGGGCGCGGCGTTCGTCGCACAGCGCGTCGGCATGAACAGCGTCGGACCGTTCACGTTCAACGGCGTGCGGTTCCTGCTCGGCGCGCTCGCGCTTCTGCCGCTTGCCCGACACCAACGGAACGTCGCCCGGGCTGAAGGCGCCGGGGTCGATCTCGGGATGTCGCGGTATGTCAGGGCTTGCTGTATCGCCGGGGTTTTCCTGTTCGCCGGCGCCTCGCTTCAGCAGGTCGGCCTCGTCTGGACGACGGCCGGAAAAGCCGGGTTCATCACGGGGTTGTACGTGGTGTTCGTGCCGCTGTTCGGCTTGTTCGCGCACCATCGGCCGGACGCGTGGACCTGGTTTGGCGTGGTGCTGGCGGCCGTCGGCCTGTTCCTGCTGAGCGTCACCGAAGCGTTCACGATCGCGTTCGGCGACCTGCTGGAGCTGATCGGGGCAGTCTTCTGGGCCGGTCACGTTCTGCTGGTCGGCTGGTATGCGGCTCGGCTCGAGCCGATATCCTTCTCGATCGGCCAGTTCATCGTCTGCGGAATTCTCAGCCTGGCGACGGCCTTCTGGCGCGAATCCGTCACCCTCACCGGCCTGTCGGGAGGAGTCGTGCCGATCGCCTACGGCGGACTGATCTCGGTGGGCGTCGGGTATACGCTCCAGGTCATCGCGCAGAAAGACGCCCTGCCGGCGCATGCCGCGATCATCCTGAGCCTCGAAGCCGTGTTCGCCGCCTGGACGGGCCGGGTGCTGCTCGGGGAAATCATGTCCTGGCGCGCGACGGCCGGCTGCGCGCTGATGCTCGCGGGGTGCCTCCTGGCTCAGTTCGGACCTCTCCTGAAAAGAAGCCCGGCGGCCGACCCCGAAACCACCCGTTCGCCCTGA